A window from Acidimicrobiia bacterium encodes these proteins:
- a CDS encoding IS110 family transposase — protein sequence ERKLAEGKTKKEAIRVLKRRLSDVVYRHLTTDQQQR from the coding sequence GAACGCAAACTCGCTGAAGGTAAAACAAAGAAAGAAGCGATCCGGGTACTGAAACGGCGCCTCTCCGACGTCGTCTACCGCCACCTGACCACCGACCAGCAGCAGCGTTAG